The Syngnathus acus chromosome 11, fSynAcu1.2, whole genome shotgun sequence genome includes the window GTTAGCGCTTTGCTCCCACCTTAGTCAACGACGACAGGCAGGTGTGTTGTCGCAAATcagggacattttttttttggaaaagcCGAGTTGTGACATGTTTtttaagcccccccccctactaGATATTGTAAACTTGAACCAGACCGTGCAGCGCCGGAGGTGGGTGTCAATGAGTGGGTTGTGTCGGTAAACAGTCCGCCCTTTGAGCGCCCGCTTGCGGGTCCGCCCTCGCGGAGGTGTCGCCGTCGGGATTGCTAAGTGCCTCTGACCAAGACCACTCGACTGCGGCCTAATTTTTGCCTTTCATTAAAACAACCATTACCACATGTCCCACCCAACCCGCTTTAATCAAATCTAGCTTTAAGAGAGGTTCTCTGTTCGACATTTCGAAAGGTCACTCGAGCAAAAATGAGGCctaacatggaaaaaaaaatgttagcaATCCCCAAATGAATAAGATAGCATCAGGTAAGCCTTGAAAAATCATTCAAGATCAGCTAATTGGTCCAAAATTTGATTTATGACTTTAATATGTTCAAGCTCAAAATTCGTTTGGAAACAGCTGTTGGCCTTCGTTTGTGGCACTCTTGGCACACAAACGAGTTGAATCCAATTAAGACGGCAGAGTCACACATTGTTACGTTTAAAATATTACATATGTATATTTCTAACCATTGCCAATTATTTAAACTAAACAAGTCAAGGCACGGACAATGTAACTAAATGTGAATAAATTGAGATGAGATCATAATTCGAGTTTCTACACctagtgacatttttgtttagtgCTGTGCCGGGAAATTCTTCTCATGCAATATGACCACtttgacaaaacacacacacgcactggATACTGACGGGGAATATATTAAGCGTAGCCCAGTAGCTGTCATAAAAGTAGAGTTGTGAAAATATTCACCTCGTGGAGGTACGTTAGCTCCAGAGTTATGGCAAAGTATTGCCCGGGGAGCTTCAGAAGCGGCATTTACGAGCAGTCGGTATTTTTGGCGGGATGATTCATGCGAGGGGCATAAATGTCCAACGTACATTTGCCATTTCATGGCAATTCATGTTATGCTTGTAGAGATATTTCAACGCGCTGACATACGGGACTGGCATTCgtgtatatacagtaatccctcgtttatcgcggataattggttccaaaaaccacccgcgataagtgaaatccgcaaagtacggtcatcaacaagaagtactgggtaggctaacgagttagcggaaagatgctaattcgcgatcgtgctaacatacgaaaacggacttctaaaggaatgtaaacgaacatttggagcaatactacattgtcctaaaggttagacacatgtttagaagttttatttgacttttaaatgtttttttaatttggaaaacaaatccgcgatgtagtgaagccgcgataaacgaaacgcgaagtagcgagggatcactgtacattGAGATATTTCCAAGACACTCCTTCATATTTTGAGTTTTTGTCTAATTCAAATGATTACtctaatttctggactataagccgcaccagctacaATTCAGGGGaaattctgttttgtttatatataagccgcactggactataagtcgcaggtgttttattgtttaattACCATATGTAagagaatatgcacaaatTATACACTAGTaataaaatcataataaaaatccatagataagaCGCACTGGACTAAATTTAGCCAaagttcaaagcttgtgcaaaaaaaaatatatacagtagCTTGAATCAGAGCCTCCCACAACATACACATGTGTAGAGTATtatagggggggaaaaaatgcctTTTGGGTATACAATTATGGTGTCACTgcttataaaaataattatattgtcTCCCTTGCTGGCTAATGTGATTAATGGAGCACAGTACACACATGTTGGAAGCTGGAAAGACTACAAgagaagagacaaaaaaaggacTATTAGCGACAATCAGCATGCTGTAAAATGGAAATAACAGATGACGGTGCTGACATGACGCATCCTTTTGTCTGCCCCGGtgcagacataaaaaaaaatctgccccccccaaccccccttATAGGAACCATATGAGTGTCCTTAAGCCGTTTGACTGATGCGGACGTTGACAGTCTGCCTACGCCGTGGGAGTCCTGACAAAATGCTACACAGCCTTTGACAGGCTCATCTTTTATTCTCTCTTCTGGAGCGAGTAGCAGCGGGTGTCGGTCTGGCGAACATTGGCACTCGATGCAAGCCTGACCGAAACAACACGGGAGGCTAATTGGAAAAAGGTTTGTTCTTTACGAGGACCGTGAAGTGAGCTTTCAACGCTTCCCGTGCTGAATGGAGAGTCGAATGGAGGCTAACAGGTGAAGCATATGTGCCGTGTTCGGTCACGTGTGCCAAAGGCATGTGCAAAGCTCATCTAAGGGGAtgtaaaaattaaatgtaatgtTCAAGGACATGGGAAAATATGTGTGTACAATTTTTCAATTGATTTCAACTCTTATGCTTGGGTGGATGAGAAACGCAGACTTTGGAGGTAAAATTTCACGGGATACATGATCTAAAAGTTGGAAAAACATCCAAGAACCACaatgagaaagaaaagcagTTCTAAACAAATTGGCAAAATAATCTTCCCTCCGGGTTCatatttttggatttttttggttttatttttcggGAAAGCTATCAGATGATAAGCCAAAATCTAAATTGGTAATGACAGCCTGATTAGAGGTCTATTCTGCAGTGATACACGCAAACGGCAGGGCAAGAAGTGAACGGAAAAATGACCAATGTGAATTGGATCAAGTCGAGTTGAATGCAAAGTTATGAAACCCAAGTCATCAGAGGAATCCTGGGTGGATCTAACAGGATAAACGCAAACATAAAAATCGTGGATTAATGGCGAggaatgtacattttttttaggaacATCACAACACTGAATCGGGATTTAGCTGTCAACTCGTAAAAACAATCatccaaaaacaacatttggaaTAAAATAAGACCTTGCGGGTTGCTGTCAAGTGGattgttgagaaaaaaataaaaaagatgttaGTTCTTCTGTGCCGTTCAAACGGCGTTGAATGAAAACATATGTTAGGAACGACtgcatgaaaaaatacaaaggctgaaaatattttcatagtCTATTATGGATATTAAAAACCTTAATATAgatttcttatttttcccAGTAGTGGTAGAAACATGGTATAATAATGGCTGGATGAAATTATTTAGCAGCATGTTTGTCACCCAAAGCGGTGGCACGCATTGACTTCAAGCTTGCAACTCATGATCGGTGACATCCAACCTGCTGCAGCTGCGAGGGAGGAAGGCCTGGTTGGATTTTAGTCGGAGGCAAAGCAGAACCTTTGCATTCCTGCTTTTCAATTGGAATTAATGTTCTCGTTACGGCCTCTGAAAGCCGTGTAAATATTAGCTTGCGTTCCGAGGAACGGGCCCCGGCAATAATGAGGACAGGTGCAGTTTGCCCTCAAGGTCGCCCGGTGTAAACTTAcacattggatttttttttttttttcccccctcgcTCTCGACTACTCACTTCATCCTCAAGTGAAGTGTTTCCAATCTGGAAACTTCTGCGGCTGTTACATGAAATTCCAGCTTGAACGGCTGCGGTTTcagtaacaaaaaaagaaaaaagatgaaaagcaaGGTTGGGGAAAGTATTTGGAGAAAATGGGGCACGAATATAAAGAGGATCAAGACTTGTATCATAAGgaacatggcaaaaaaaaaatcttcatccAGGAGAGAAGACCAAGAACAAAAGGAGCTGGAGGAAATTGGAAGCAGGGCCAAGGCagtttagcaaaaaaaaaaaaaaaaaagaccttgcGGAACTCCAAGTGACTGAAATCCACTAAACATTCAAGTTCTGTGAAGACCTGGCCAGTAACATTCAATACATGTCTatcaaatatgcaaatgagcagtaaatagcagtcctggagttttttttgtttaggtCAACAGCAGACTACAGCAGGCTCGACTGTCACAGCGTGCTTTCCGCCATTTGTTTCCCATAAAGACCACATGGAAAAATCCAGCTGGCTTCAAATCAAACCGGAGCACATTGTCTCAGGCTTATGACATTCGCTACTAGTTTTTTGGGACTATTTATCAGTTTTATGGAAAATATGAACAGATTTGTAACGGACAAGCAGATATAAGTGGGCCATTTCAGAACATTAAATGGGCCTGCTTTTGAcattgacaaaaaacaaaatatgtcaGATAGGAAATGTCTGGGGCTCATTGGGTGGTtaaaaacgtaaaaaaaaaaagaggggggtGAAATAATATACAAATAACATGACAAATCATGCTAATGATGCTCACTTTATCACAGATAGGAGAGAGATGCGCCAGTGAGTCGACACACTGGCACCGGCCACCCGCTATGAATTGTTTTGACTTTCCATATTCAAAACCTGATATTGTATCCTAAAATTTATGTGCACTGGCAGCCCACTATTAAACTCCTTCAAATATGGCACTCGAAGCTGCCAGAATCGTTTTCAAGGAGCAGAAATGCAAAGTGGACCATTTCTGTTTTTTGACGGTGAAGAATCACCGCTAAAGCAGCTAAATCATGTAAACAGCGCCCTCTGGCGGATTTTGTGAGAACACGTTTTGGACAGAAAAAACTCAATTTGTTTGCGTTGCTTTACAAAGACAAACGCAACAAAAATAgccaaatatttttctcctACTGTGAGATGTTtatgaacacttttttttttgtgtgtgtgaccagCCATCTGTTTGCAGTTATTGACAAGGTGTGAATGTATGTAAATGGGAAGTTTGTCCATTACTTCTTGTTCCCGTCAAGCCATTCACAGGTGTGACGACCAGGACCAGGACCAGAACCAGAACCAGTTGCCCGTAAGGCAGACTGTTCCCAgtggacacacacatatgcatacACACGTTATTGTTTACCTCTGGAGGGCGGCTGGCTGCAGGACTTTGAGGACCGGTCAACATGAAAATGGTGCACTGGAGCTGTTTGTGTTTaggaaaaagatgaaaaaaaaaacatacaaatcaAATTTGTGACATTTATTAACATGTAGGTTAATTTAACATTCAAGACAACTGGCAGaaaattgacatttaaaaaaaaaaaaaaaaggaagggggGTGCATATAATACAATTTTCATAAGTGGCTATGTCGTAAGTGATTTAtgacagcaaaataaaaccatccttttttcattgtgtttCAAAGTGGGGGGAAAAGCCAGCCCCCTCTAACCTGCACTTGAAGATAAAATGTAAGCGTACTTTTTTATCCATAGCATAGCAGGGTCACACATCAGTGTTGTCTTGAGTCAATCTCAACTGTCTCTTCCAGTCTGTAAACTGTTGCTGATGATGCAGAATTTCGACTCTTGTCAGTCTGTCACTCGTCTCCTGCGGGGAGGTTCTCTTCAATCCTCTTGATAAACTTCATACGGATTTCTGTCACATTGTCCCCCCTCAGGGTGTCCTGGACAAATTTCACATCCACAGCCATCTGGACCTGGAAGTTGGAAAGTGTCATCACATTTTAGTTCACTCTTACCACaatgaacacaacacaacacaacacagaaCCATTAGTAAAAGTAGCAAGACTTactaaaatactattttcaGTGGCTCAAATTCCACCTTAGTCCTGTAGATGGCGGTGTTTCAATataaatcataaaataaaaatgaggtCACTCTTGTTatgttaagcttttttttttttttttttttttttaaataacataataTATGTACATTTGAGATTTCAAGCGACCTTTTGCTGGCATAGATAGATCAACAATGATATTTCTTGTGGTGAATTAATTTTCAGACCAATAGTGACATTGGACATGACCAGTCCAACACATTTGTTCTAATCCGTGACATGAAGTTACCATCTCCAGCGCTCCTCTGAGGACACCACACAACAGGTTGGAGTAGATGAGCGTGTTGTGATTATCAGGCAGCTCCACAaagtccaccagcgggttgcTCTCCAAAATGAGCGAGAATTCGTCTCCGGCCGGGCTCCAGTTGGTTACGCTGGGGGTGACCCCCAGGTAGGTTTTAAACGCCACCTGGGTGAACAAGCCaggaaaattaaaacatgcacacatgtgCTTTCTGCTCTTGCATACAGAAAAATACTCATTTTGGAGTTTTTATGATCTgaacaatgtttgttttatccATGCCATGCCTCTATTGCGGTCTGCTTAGTTATGAGAAAGTAAGGCACGAATCAGTGAATTCATTCAAAACAGATGGCAGTATTGCAGTTGCACACACtgttctctattttttttttctggggtcACGAAGAGAAAGCTAACCTTTATAAAACATGACGGAGGAGAAAGGAAGTGAGCCGTGAACATGTTTTACAGGAAATGGAAACAGGATTATGTTCTGGCCAGCTGTATGCTATACGTATATGAAGGTCAATAAGAAGGCAAAAATTCAATTCTTTTTGCAAAGTACTGTGTATGggtgtaaaagtaaaaagcttTACATCCTCATCAAGATGCCTTTCCCCTAAATCAGATTTATCGGTTCTGTTCGGAAGACCTTCACGCACTGATTAGCCCGGAAGAGTCCAATCACCTTAGCGATGACATCAGCAGTTTCTCGGAAATCCTGACACCTGCCGACGCTGGAGCGTGCCAGGAAGTCCTCGATGAGACGTACTCCGATGTTGTAACCCCTATGAAAGCGAGGAGGGGGGGAGAAAGGAAGTTAAACTAATATTTTTCTGTTATAAGACGGAACACATGGTGGGTTCAAACATTTGGCAGGAGATTTTAATTCTCTACAAGGTCCCGACCGACTCTGCTGTACTGGCCAACTGAACCATGTTGACAAACTGATCTGAGGTCAGGAAACATAAAGTGAGAACGCCCATAATTTAATGCAAGTTGGTGCACATTATGTGCAGTCAAGTCAGATTTATTTAGatagcccttaatcacaaaCATATCTCAAAGAGTTGATGCTGTAACTCCTTTAAAAACTTTAATACAGAAAAttgtgcaagaaaaaaatagtaaaaccctgaacatttataaatgtgcattcgaaatgttaaaaaacaaaaagactgaTGCAGTTTGAAACGtgcattttgtaaaaatatttaaaaacaaaacaaaaacaacaaccttgtACACACACTTACAAACCACACTCGTTTGACACAGATTTTAGCACTCACATTTTGTCCAGTTGTTTGTTAACCTCCTCATCATTTTCGTAGTCTTTGCATAATTGAGTGACCAAAGCTCCGTAGGTCAGTGTGAATAACTCAGAATTCTGCAAAGAAATAAAGTCATGCGACATATTCGTTCTCACAGTCTAATTTGAAACAACGAAAATACGAAAACGGGCGAGGGTTAAACAAGTAACAAGTTAAGCAGTGAACGAATGCATTTCATGCTAGGTTAGCATTGTTCGAGCTACGTTGCAACATTTGAATCATTCTTCAAAAAGAGTCACATACCATCTTCTTGCTGTCTGTTGTGCGGTTGGACTGTCGAGACATTTTGGAAAGCAGTAAATATGTATTCGGTTTAAAAAATTAGGCTATTAATGCTTTTTTTCGTCGCGTTACAACTATTTCCGTATTAGCCACGGCTGTCACCAATCAAGCTATAgttacaaaaaacaatttccggttatttttgaaaagaaaatctgagTTTTAGATGTACGCTCATCAACAAAGCACTAAAAAagcataataaaatatattttgaaagcaCAGTCAATATCGGGTAAGTTTTGCGCACCATTTGAACTGTTTTACAAAAATAGGAGCAAAAtactcattttgttttgaagaaaaCTTCAGTTTATTTCCGTTTACATCTTCATTGCTTTTTCTACACTCTCCATTTTTAGACTGCCCTCTTGCGTTTAGGAGGAAGCGTAGCAACCAGAAAATTTAATTTCCAAAGGGTGTCACGCTTGAATTGACCACACGATGGCAGTGCCGCTATAGGAATTGCTGAAATGGGTGTTATTTGGCCGTGTCGAAATTGTACTGTAATCGAAACAAAATAGACAAGAACAAGCTTCATTGGCTAAAAAAGGTTTAGTTActgttgtgtgtattttgggaGACAATTTAAGGGCATAATTTctccaatttaaaatgtacatgtgattttttttaaaaatattacaagGAAGACATTGACGAAATCGTACAAGACAAAAAAGcttaattaaaacataaatttGGGTTGGTCTTCAGGAGGGAGGGACAAGAGAAAACCCCGCAAATAACACCTTGCCACATCCAATATGGCAGCGGAGTTGACGTATGATTCTGCAGAAAAGCATAATCTCTGTATACTCGCTGTCTCTGGGGAGAGCAGAGGTGGAATAATTGTCTTGCTGCAATTACATATTTAGTGTGAGTGTAAGTCGGGGGCGAGGGAGGAGTATTTTGGGACTGTAGAAAAAGTCAGcggtggtgttttttttttttctccattgcttttattattatttgtattttattttaaattcttATCAATAATTGCTTTCAGTAAATATCAATTTGGATGGGTCCTTGCAGGCAGCCGCATGCTCTTTGACTTAAAACGATCCCTACCAccaacatcatcatcctcatcttcctcctcatcccaGCGTCAGTGTGCCACTCACCGCTTCCAGGAATCGAATCAGGGAGGTTATTTGAGAATCCGCGGACGGTGTAGTTGCTGTGGACCGGGGTGAGGTCAACTATTGCGCAATGATGACGGGCAAATCTGTGAAAGACGTCGACCGGTACCAGGCGGTGCTCAACTCTTTACTGGCGTTGGAGGAGAATAAATTCTGCGCGGATTGCGAATCAAAAGGTGGGTCCCGTTTTCTTGCTGAACGCAACCTACAGTGCTATCTCATGGCGAGTCGTTAATTTTATTCCGAGAAACGTTTGCATGCATCTTTTATTtagaatgaaacaaaacacgaGGGAAGCTTCGAAGCTGGTTAAGAAGGTTGTGATGTAATATTatcatgcatgttttattattatctggTGGGAAAAACTACTCACTGCTTTAAATAGGGGTGCTGaatataaaagtaaaaaggTTAAGATTCTGAAATGAACTAAAGAAAAGTATAAATGCGATTTTGACTCAAGTATTTTAGTTTGTCTTACCTTCTTTTGGTCTTTTGGACTCTGTTGTGTGTCCATTAAATGGACCTGATGGCTTCTATTTGTTCAACCTGTTTTTCCACGTGGCTAAACGTTTCTGTTTTGCACACAAGCAGGAAAGTCAGACAAgagtcaaaatataaaatgaaaccTTAAGAGACATGATTCGATGGGAACATAAGCACCCTTTTTGCCTCGCTCACTACTTAGCAGCACTTTCATCTCGGCTATAAATCCTCCAATGAAAGTCGCTGCTGGCATCCTGACTAGATTATGAATTGTGGAATGACTAAGCAGGCTCCAGGTGTGTGTTTCTTATttaccagcaaaaaaaaaaaaaaaagagttgatGGCCGCACAAATATTTCATGAGAATCAGTAAGCGGGCTCTTGAGTACTTTAATGTTGTGATTTATTCATTAGTCCTTTCCACCTTGTCTCACACTGATGTAGCTAAACGGAATCATACAGGAAATGGTAAAACCTTTTTAAGGGGGTGTGTACACTTTTGCAACCACATCTAAGTTGTTtctctttgaaaatatttgaaaaaaacgcTCCAGTAATGCAACCTAAAAAGTCTGCACGGACCACAATTCATTGATCATTAAGTGAGCATGTTATGATTCCATAATAAATCATATGAATAGACTGGCactcttcttccttctccgTGATTGGTGCATTTTTAAGTGAGTGCGCTTCTATCACAGACATACTCACAAATTCATCCTAAAAGCTTTCGTCCACTTCACATCCGCCTCTCAACTCAGTTCATCTGGGTTTGCTTGTAATCTTATTTAGCCTGACAAAGATTACTGTGCATTTctcacctccctccctcccttggGGGTGCTCGAAGAGGAAGTGGTGACACGGGTGTGTACAAAGCGGTGGCACGTGCCAAAAAGCCACAAGACGTGAGATTTGTTTCATTGTGAGTCACTGGCGgagttacagggggggaacagcAGGGGCACTACCTCCCCCACCCTCTCAGAAATAGTCCTTGTAATAACTTGCCAAATAGAAATTCTCATTTCAATCTAATAGATTGGCTGTCTTGTGTTGCCGTGGGGACGTCACCTGTTGATGCCACTCGGCCCCTCCCCTCACGTGTCAGGTACAAGGAGGGATTTTCTTCTGTGCATCCCCTGAGTCACAAAGTCAAGGAGAGGATGACATAGCCAAAATGAGAAACAGAGAGatttaacaacaaaatacaacagtTGGTCCTCACATTGCAAAGCATATGGTGAGAGCGTATGGAAATGAATTATCAATTAGGGTCCATCTGCTTGTTAGCATAAACTAGCACTGCTGGGTCACTAGATAGCTTCGGGGCACCTCGAGGGCTGGAagtggaagggaaaaaaaatgaaatgagtgACATTGTTGCAGAGCCACATGTCTGGGCGGTGATAGTAAGCAGCGCTACAGCTCTGCGGGATTAACTGCCGAAAGTAGCGTTTATCCTTGTGGGATGTCGGCTAATGAGCCATATGCACCTGCAGCCCTCTcgtacacgtgtgtgtgtgtgtgtcagtcagAAGTGTATTTTGCAAGTGTTATTATTGCACCTCTGTGCATAGTGATTAGCATAGCCGTTGCTATTCAATGGCTATTaaagtaaacttttttttttcctccatgaTGTTTTTCGACTAATATTGAGCCAAGGAAAAATTTTTTATATGATAAAATGCTTGACTTTGATGCCATCTTGTGTAattgtagtgttttttttttttcatcttttattgttttgtttttcctggcaTGTTATCGAAGGTAGTTGCAGATGCATATTTGTCAAAGCGGTTTCATTTCTCTTCCGACTTTGACTCCTACTCTCACGACTATTTCTGTTTCACCGTACCCGGAGGTGTACGTGGTTCGGGTAAACAACATAACTCCTTACAGATTGTCAGCAAACCGTTGTGCAGTGTGCAAGTGTGATtcattgcacacacacacacacacacacacacatgtccaAATCATTTCGTGCCTCCCCCACCTCAGGGCTTATCTGGTTGCTATGCTGCCTTTACAAACATCAGGACCACGCGTGCATGGGTGGGCCTTGCATGGGACATATGTTAACCCtgacatgttatttttgtgaatATCAATAAAGAGGCTAAAGTTAGCATGATATATGTCAAGAAGACATATTTGATAATCCCTTGCAAGTGTTTTGCACAGTTAAGCAGGATTTGCTCAGTAATTCTATGATTAGCTAATGCTTGAGCCAGACAGACTTATGTCTTAAcctttcatttgtttggcGGATGATTATTTCCCCAAGATTATTTCCAACCCTCAAAAAAATAGAAGCGAGATTTGATGCAATTATTCGTTTGTGTCATCAGACCCCTGCACAAATACTGTACGAAAGTTCCTCTTGCATCAGAAGTTTGAGGAAGTGCCAGTTTGAGGGTTTTACCGCCATCTAGTGTTGAAAGAAACACACTGCAGCAAAAAGtgagaagcatttttttttttctgtcgaGATATCCGCAGATGTACCTAATGTTATGGCTGGAGAaatacacacccacacacacacacacacacacacacacccgtgTTATCTAGGCTACTTGAGTTCCCTGCTGAATTGGATTTTTTAATTGAGGTCTCAGGCATGACTTTTTCCTAATTGGACTAAAAATAATTGGATTCAGCTCGTCCGCGCGGGAAGCGAAATCCGACATTGAGTCGAAATCAATCTATGTCGCAGGTCCGAGATGGTCTTCGTGGAATTTGGGGATCTTCATCTGTATACGATGCGCGGGTATTCATCGCAATCTCGGGGTCCACATCTCCAAAGTCAAGTCTGTCAACTTGGACCAGTGGACGCAAGAGCAAGTCCAGGTTGTGCTTTAAGGTCATTCCAAATAGTCATTCCATACCATGCTTATATTTTGTTCACTCCAGTGTGTGCAGGAGATGGGAAACGCAAAAGCCAGACGTCTCTACGAGGCCTTCCTACCCGAATGCTTCCAACGACCCGAGAGCGACCAATCGGCCGAGAACTTCATCAGGGACAAGTATGACAAGAAAAAGTACATGGATAAGGTCATTGATATCCAGATGCTCAGGGTGAGTCAGCATCATCTCAGCATGACTGGAAAtttcaaaactgaaaaaaagccCATTGTGaatacagaaagaaaaaagctgcGAGAACATCCCCAAGGAACCGGTTGTgtttgagaaaatgaaaattgtaAGTATGAATGACGTGCttgatggataaaaaaaaaagggctgaatcattttgttgtttggacAGAAAAAAGACGTCAGTCCAAAGATCGACTCTCAGTGTGTTACGGATTTGCTGGGATTAGGTATTGTACCTTTTCAGTATTCTTCGTCTTaatgttgttgacaaagttgATGAATGAGCTGTGACATCTCTTAGATGCTCCTGCTCCAAGTCCGGCAACATCTAACGGCCTTCATGAGAGTCCACTTTGTAATCCGTTGGATCTCTTCAGTCACCTCTCAGATCCGAACCCTTCTTCCACAAAGAGCACAGTATGGAATTCTGATTCTgatctgattttatttttggttctCTAACAACGTACGTCGATTCCAGGCTGCCTCCACCTTCTTGCCTCAGAGCAGAGTGACCGCCTCCGTGCCTGAAAATCTCAGCCTCTTCCTGGATCCGACACCCAAAAAGGCAGAAGGGACCTTCAGGAAACTGTCCAAGGATTCCATTCTGTCTCTTTACGGCTCCACCCCGTCTGTGCACGTTAGCAGTATGGCGCCCCCTCATGGTTAGCGATTTTCATCAAGTTGCTATTACAACAGGAGTtatgatatttattttaaattttttttcgACAGGTTTGTACATAAACCAAATGGGATACCCGACACATCCGTACGGCTCGTACCATTCGTTAGCGCAGGTCGGCGGGATGGGCGGAGCCATGGCCGTGTCGCAGATGGGGCAGCGTCACAACAGCTTGATGGCAGCCCAAAGCAGCCTGGCTCATCACGGACATCATCTAAACATGCAGAATGGCGCCATGACACAGCAGCAAAGCGGAATGgtgatgcagcagcagcaaggcgcggcggcggccatgATGGCTCATCCGCAGCAGTGGAACATTGGACACGTACGTCTTTGTCCTTATTAGTAAAACAATTCAGTATAAagtttgtaaatgtgttttaatacCTTCCAGATGACTCAGCACATGTCCAGCATGAATCTTTTCACCAATAATAGTCAAGCCTCGGGAAACACAGCAGCCCCAACTTCAGCGCACATGACAGCACACGTCTGGAAATAAATTGGATCCGCCCTGAGAGTGAACTTACGAGAACCGTGCGGACGGGACTCCGATTT containing:
- the smap2 gene encoding stromal membrane-associated protein 2 isoform X1: MMTGKSVKDVDRYQAVLNSLLALEENKFCADCESKGPRWSSWNLGIFICIRCAGIHRNLGVHISKVKSVNLDQWTQEQVQCVQEMGNAKARRLYEAFLPECFQRPESDQSAENFIRDKYDKKKYMDKVIDIQMLRKEKSCENIPKEPVVFEKMKIKKDVSPKIDSQCVTDLLGLDAPAPSPATSNGLHESPLCNPLDLFSHLSDPNPSSTKSTAASTFLPQSRVTASVPENLSLFLDPTPKKAEGTFRKLSKDSILSLYGSTPSVHVSSMAPPHGLYINQMGYPTHPYGSYHSLAQVGGMGGAMAVSQMGQRHNSLMAAQSSLAHHGHHLNMQNGAMTQQQSGMVMQQQQGAAAAMMAHPQQWNIGHMTQHMSSMNLFTNNSQASGNTAAPTSAHMTAHVWK
- the trappc3 gene encoding trafficking protein particle complex subunit 3, whose translation is MSRQSNRTTDSKKMNSELFTLTYGALVTQLCKDYENDEEVNKQLDKMGYNIGVRLIEDFLARSSVGRCQDFRETADVIAKVAFKTYLGVTPSVTNWSPAGDEFSLILESNPLVDFVELPDNHNTLIYSNLLCGVLRGALEMVQMAVDVKFVQDTLRGDNVTEIRMKFIKRIEENLPAGDE
- the smap2 gene encoding stromal membrane-associated protein 2 isoform X2, with translation MMTGKSVKDVDRYQAVLNSLLALEENKFCADCESKGPRWSSWNLGIFICIRCAGIHRNLGVHISKVKSVNLDQWTQEQVQCVQEMGNAKARRLYEAFLPECFQRPESDQSAENFIRDKYDKKKYMDKVIDIQMLRKEKSCENIPKEPVVFEKMKIKKDVSPKIDSQCVTDLLGLDAPAPSPATSNGLHESPLCNPLDLFSHLSDPNPSSTKSTSRVTASVPENLSLFLDPTPKKAEGTFRKLSKDSILSLYGSTPSVHVSSMAPPHGLYINQMGYPTHPYGSYHSLAQVGGMGGAMAVSQMGQRHNSLMAAQSSLAHHGHHLNMQNGAMTQQQSGMVMQQQQGAAAAMMAHPQQWNIGHMTQHMSSMNLFTNNSQASGNTAAPTSAHMTAHVWK